From a single Streptomyces liliifuscus genomic region:
- a CDS encoding ABC transporter ATP-binding protein encodes MIRFDAVSKNYPNGTTAVDELSLELAEGGITVLVGPSGCGKTTTLRMVNRMVEPTAGTVSLRGQNIREIAAPELRRGIGYVIQHAGLFPHRTVLDNIATVPLLLGWGKKKARSRAAELLELVGLPAAMAKRYPYQLSGGQQQRVGVARALGADPPVLLMDEPFSAVDPIVRGELQAEFIRLQKELNKTIVFVTHDIDEAIKLGDHIAVLRTGGKLAQFDTPERLLAHPADDFVADFVGQDRGIRRLSFVKAADLPLREGLVLPADSPVARARAASEPWVLVVDGDRRPLGWAAVADLPNGGTLADAALTPLGHTFSLAGDSARAALDAALLSPSRLAVGVDPQGAVVGVADAYELSAAMTGDGAVGDAAVEKSTAEESPAGGESADVATAEDAVSKVQVAKGDKGSGSDSADSAGAGGDGR; translated from the coding sequence TTGATCAGATTCGACGCGGTGAGCAAAAACTATCCCAACGGCACGACAGCCGTGGACGAGCTGTCGCTGGAGTTGGCGGAGGGCGGCATCACGGTCCTGGTCGGCCCTTCCGGCTGCGGCAAGACCACGACTCTGCGCATGGTCAACCGCATGGTGGAGCCGACGGCCGGCACGGTGAGCCTGCGCGGCCAGAACATCCGGGAGATCGCCGCCCCGGAGCTGCGCCGGGGCATCGGCTATGTGATCCAGCACGCGGGGCTGTTCCCGCACCGCACGGTGCTGGACAACATAGCGACCGTGCCGCTGCTGCTCGGCTGGGGCAAGAAGAAGGCGCGCTCGCGGGCGGCGGAGCTGCTGGAGCTCGTGGGGCTGCCGGCCGCCATGGCCAAGCGCTATCCGTACCAGCTCTCCGGCGGACAGCAGCAGCGTGTCGGGGTGGCCAGGGCGCTGGGCGCGGACCCGCCGGTGCTGCTGATGGACGAGCCGTTCAGCGCGGTCGACCCCATCGTCCGGGGGGAGCTGCAGGCGGAGTTCATCCGGCTGCAGAAGGAACTGAACAAGACGATCGTCTTCGTCACCCATGACATCGACGAGGCGATCAAGCTCGGCGACCACATCGCGGTGCTCCGCACCGGGGGCAAGCTCGCGCAGTTCGACACCCCGGAGCGGCTGCTCGCGCATCCCGCCGACGACTTCGTGGCCGATTTCGTCGGCCAGGACCGTGGCATCCGCCGACTGTCCTTCGTCAAGGCGGCCGATCTGCCGCTGCGGGAGGGGCTGGTCCTGCCGGCCGACTCCCCGGTGGCCCGGGCCCGGGCCGCGAGCGAACCCTGGGTGCTCGTCGTCGACGGGGACCGTCGGCCGCTCGGCTGGGCCGCGGTCGCCGATCTGCCGAACGGCGGCACCCTCGCGGACGCCGCGCTGACCCCGCTCGGCCACACGTTCAGCCTGGCCGGCGACTCGGCCCGGGCCGCCCTCGACGCGGCCCTGCTGTCCCCGTCCCGGCTCGCGGTGGGCGTGGACCCCCAGGGCGCGGTAGTCGGGGTCGCGGACGCGTACGAGCTGTCCGCGGCGATGACCGGGGACGGCGCTGTCGGCGACGCGGCGGTCGAGAAGAGCACGGCCGAGGAGTCCCCGGCGGGCGGCGAGTCGGCCGACGTGGCGACCGCCGAGGACGCGGTGTCCAAGGTGCAGGTCGCCAAGGGTGACAAGGGAAGCGGCAGCGACTCCGCCGACAGCGCGGGCGCGGGCGGTGATGGGCGATGA
- a CDS encoding ornithine cyclodeaminase family protein, translated as MQAFDPVWFTFLNGSDIEQLELDDTEVLDAVEQGLRAQGRGETVIEPRVHLTPDPSFNGHFNVLRGYIAPLGLAGVKIVGDYVGNYKAGLPSEMALLNLFDPRTGMPVAVVDATAITEMRTGALTALGARELARPGSKVLGHIGARATSYWNVRLLDRIFDFDEIRVHSRRPESREAFAERLERDLGKPVTVTDDWKSCVEGADIVVEASRLERPEPLLKTEWIAPGALVVPYGTMSAVELSLTDIMDKVVVDDWGQCRSGPFGALRAHVESGRLSEETLYGELCEIVVGDKPGRERDDETILFWHRGLSLSDIALGAAMLKKAEERGLGQNLRFS; from the coding sequence ATGCAGGCGTTTGACCCGGTTTGGTTCACGTTCCTGAACGGCTCGGACATCGAACAGCTCGAACTTGACGACACCGAGGTGCTCGACGCCGTCGAGCAGGGGCTGCGTGCTCAGGGCCGCGGGGAGACGGTCATCGAACCACGGGTCCACCTCACGCCCGATCCCTCGTTCAACGGCCATTTCAACGTCCTGCGCGGCTATATCGCGCCACTGGGGCTGGCCGGAGTCAAGATTGTGGGCGACTACGTCGGCAACTACAAGGCCGGGCTGCCCTCCGAGATGGCGCTGCTCAACCTCTTCGACCCGCGTACGGGCATGCCGGTGGCGGTGGTCGACGCCACGGCCATCACCGAGATGCGCACCGGTGCGCTCACCGCGCTCGGGGCGCGGGAGCTGGCCCGCCCCGGCTCCAAGGTGCTGGGGCACATCGGCGCCCGCGCCACCTCGTACTGGAACGTCCGCCTGCTCGACCGGATCTTCGACTTCGACGAGATACGTGTCCACTCGCGCCGTCCGGAGAGCCGTGAGGCCTTCGCCGAGCGGCTGGAGCGCGATCTCGGCAAGCCCGTGACCGTCACGGACGACTGGAAGTCGTGCGTCGAGGGCGCGGACATCGTCGTGGAGGCGTCCCGGCTGGAACGGCCCGAGCCCCTGCTCAAGACGGAGTGGATCGCTCCGGGAGCGCTTGTCGTACCGTACGGAACGATGAGCGCGGTCGAACTCTCCCTCACCGACATCATGGACAAGGTCGTCGTCGACGACTGGGGCCAGTGCCGGTCCGGGCCGTTCGGTGCCCTGCGCGCGCATGTCGAGTCGGGGCGGCTCAGCGAGGAGACCCTGTACGGGGAGCTGTGCGAGATCGTCGTCGGCGACAAGCCCGGCCGTGAGCGCGACGACGAGACCATCCTGTTCTGGCATCGCGGCCTCTCGTTGTCCGACATCGCGCTGGGCGCGGCCATGCTCAAGAAGGCCGAAGAGCGTGGCCTCGGGCAGAACCTGCGGTTCTCATGA
- a CDS encoding HAL/PAL/TAL family ammonia-lyase, with amino-acid sequence MTGTFSAPTPAVAADAVVLDGRALACDDVAAVALRGARVALAEEVLPRLERDRAVVDDVVDREVPTYGLTTGLGSRSSYALPRAELGEFSVRTVRGRANAVGDPLPVPVVRAALLARVNGIAGGGSGVRPEIVPLLVSMLNSGVHPVIPEVGSIGASDLCQMAHVGLVVIGEGRAEVSGEVLDGSRALRRAGLAPAELGPKDGHVLCSASPLAAGVGALALHEAAAVLTLAQAVTALTFEGFRANTSPLDTRVLGLRPAPGQARAAGELLALLDGGELADPLHARRVQDPVSLRCAAQVHGALHAALDFARAALEPELNGCGDNPVVLADTGEILSSGNFHTPALALGFDTVALALTQTAAISAERMRRLLNPAVSGLPANLSSYGPERSGFAPLSKTAQALVAEIRALSAPVCTDPRHGADAVEDDSTNAALGARRLTTMLVRLRQLLAVEALAAAQAVDLAAPATVGRGPALLHRAIRGLVPRLDDDRPCGVDVDSVSDDVLGSDEVRSALHALVEGPS; translated from the coding sequence ATGACCGGTACGTTTTCCGCTCCTACCCCGGCAGTCGCGGCTGACGCCGTGGTCCTCGACGGGCGCGCCCTCGCCTGCGACGACGTCGCCGCCGTCGCCCTGCGCGGCGCCCGGGTCGCGTTGGCCGAGGAGGTCCTGCCCCGGCTGGAGCGCGACCGCGCGGTCGTCGACGACGTGGTCGACCGTGAGGTGCCGACGTACGGCCTGACGACGGGTCTCGGCAGCCGGTCGTCGTACGCGCTGCCGCGGGCCGAACTCGGCGAGTTCAGCGTGCGCACGGTCCGGGGCCGGGCCAACGCGGTGGGCGATCCGCTGCCTGTCCCCGTCGTACGCGCCGCCCTGCTGGCCCGGGTGAACGGCATCGCGGGCGGCGGCAGCGGAGTGCGGCCGGAGATCGTGCCGCTGCTGGTCTCCATGCTCAACTCAGGGGTGCACCCGGTGATCCCCGAGGTGGGGTCGATCGGCGCCTCCGACCTGTGCCAGATGGCCCATGTCGGCCTGGTCGTCATCGGCGAGGGCCGGGCAGAGGTGTCCGGTGAGGTGCTCGACGGGTCTCGGGCACTGCGGCGGGCCGGACTGGCCCCCGCCGAACTGGGGCCCAAGGACGGGCATGTGCTGTGCAGCGCGAGCCCGCTGGCCGCTGGCGTCGGCGCCCTCGCACTCCACGAGGCGGCGGCCGTCCTCACCCTCGCCCAGGCGGTCACGGCCCTCACCTTCGAGGGGTTCCGAGCGAACACGAGCCCGCTCGACACCCGCGTACTGGGCCTGCGTCCGGCCCCCGGTCAGGCCAGGGCGGCCGGCGAACTGCTCGCGCTGCTGGACGGCGGCGAACTGGCTGATCCCCTGCACGCGAGGCGCGTCCAGGACCCCGTGAGCCTGCGCTGCGCAGCCCAGGTGCACGGAGCGCTGCACGCCGCCCTGGACTTCGCCCGGGCCGCGCTGGAACCCGAGCTCAACGGCTGCGGCGACAACCCGGTGGTGCTGGCCGACACCGGGGAGATCCTCTCGTCCGGCAACTTCCACACCCCGGCCCTGGCCCTCGGCTTCGACACCGTCGCGCTGGCGCTGACGCAGACCGCGGCGATATCGGCCGAGCGCATGCGGCGGCTGCTGAATCCCGCCGTCAGCGGACTGCCCGCGAACCTCTCGTCGTACGGTCCGGAGCGTTCGGGTTTCGCGCCGCTGTCCAAGACGGCACAGGCGCTCGTCGCCGAGATCCGTGCCCTGTCCGCGCCCGTGTGCACCGACCCCCGGCACGGCGCGGACGCGGTCGAGGACGACTCGACCAACGCGGCGCTCGGGGCGCGACGGCTGACGACGATGCTGGTCAGGCTGCGGCAGCTGCTCGCGGTCGAGGCCCTGGCCGCGGCACAGGCCGTGGACCTGGCGGCCCCGGCGACCGTGGGACGCGGACCCGCTCTCCTGCACCGCGCGATCCGCGGGCTCGTGCCGCGCCTGGACGACGACCGGCCCTGCGGAGTGGACGTGGACAGTGTGAGCGATGACGTCCTGGGCTCCGACGAGGTACGAAGCGCTCTGCACGCTTTGGTGGAAGGACCTTCGTGA
- a CDS encoding amidohydrolase family protein, producing the protein MTNVDVHQHLWTASFLAALRARDEPPFLDGWTLHTAGEPPYEVPSADHDVTGRAELAAADGLGRALVSMSAPLGVEWLPSDEARPLLAAYHEDAAGLPEPFGAWAAACVRDIDADATAADLDLGFAGLQLPANALADAAGYARCAPLLDLLEARGLPLFVHPGPAPGASPGPGWWPAMVPYVQQMHSAWFAFRAFGRPRHPRLRVCFALLAGLAPLHGERFAARGGDEGRGGVDPDVFVETSSYGPRAVDSVVRVLGTDVVVMGSDRPYAEPPQQPGFGLGGATAYAFRITNPRRLLTGKD; encoded by the coding sequence GTGACCAATGTCGACGTACACCAGCATCTGTGGACCGCCTCGTTCCTCGCGGCCCTGCGCGCGCGTGACGAGCCGCCGTTCCTGGACGGCTGGACCCTGCACACGGCAGGTGAACCGCCCTACGAGGTCCCGTCCGCCGACCACGACGTAACCGGGCGCGCCGAACTGGCCGCCGCCGACGGGCTCGGCAGGGCGCTGGTCTCGATGTCCGCCCCGCTCGGCGTGGAGTGGCTGCCGTCCGACGAGGCGCGCCCGCTGCTCGCCGCCTACCACGAGGACGCGGCCGGCCTGCCCGAGCCGTTCGGGGCCTGGGCCGCCGCCTGCGTCCGGGACATCGACGCCGACGCGACCGCCGCGGACCTCGACCTGGGGTTCGCCGGGCTCCAGCTCCCGGCGAACGCCCTCGCCGACGCGGCCGGGTACGCGCGCTGTGCCCCGCTGCTCGATCTGCTCGAAGCGCGCGGCCTCCCGCTGTTCGTCCACCCCGGCCCGGCGCCCGGCGCCTCCCCGGGGCCCGGCTGGTGGCCCGCGATGGTGCCGTACGTGCAGCAGATGCACTCCGCGTGGTTCGCCTTCCGGGCGTTCGGCAGGCCTCGTCATCCCCGGCTGCGGGTGTGCTTCGCGCTGCTGGCCGGGCTCGCCCCGCTGCACGGGGAGCGCTTCGCCGCCCGTGGCGGGGACGAGGGGCGCGGCGGGGTCGATCCCGACGTGTTCGTCGAGACGTCCTCGTACGGTCCGCGTGCCGTCGACTCGGTCGTCCGCGTCCTCGGTACCGACGTGGTCGTGATGGGCTCGGACCGGCCCTACGCGGAACCGCCGCAGCAGCCCGGCTTCGGTCTGGGCGGGGCCACCGCGTACGCCTTCCGCATCACCAATCCACGCCGCCTGCTCACCGGAAAGGACTGA
- a CDS encoding cupin domain-containing protein, with product MNPTPIDTTALAELGASERPFRPEECADRARRAAAFVDTAALDRSGPGSYLLLWRNDNSEAWLNTWWQSRDTGYHDHQGSCVGVHVIEGAAWQEGLPVGGPRRARRYGPGESFSFPGSGVHRMDHDAGAVTVHVYSPPIEAIGHYEIVDGELHRTAGPPDEGSPASPRLLDALNSIGR from the coding sequence ATGAACCCGACCCCGATCGACACGACCGCGCTCGCCGAACTCGGCGCGTCCGAACGGCCGTTCAGGCCCGAGGAGTGCGCGGACCGGGCCCGCCGGGCGGCGGCGTTCGTCGACACCGCCGCGCTCGACCGCTCCGGCCCCGGCTCGTATCTGCTGCTGTGGCGGAACGATAACTCCGAGGCGTGGCTGAACACTTGGTGGCAGTCGCGCGACACCGGCTACCACGACCACCAGGGATCCTGCGTCGGCGTGCACGTGATCGAGGGCGCCGCCTGGCAGGAGGGGCTGCCGGTGGGCGGCCCGCGCCGCGCCCGCCGGTACGGGCCCGGCGAGTCGTTCTCGTTCCCGGGTTCGGGCGTCCACCGGATGGACCACGACGCCGGAGCCGTGACCGTCCACGTCTACTCGCCGCCGATCGAGGCCATCGGGCACTACGAGATCGTCGACGGCGAACTCCACCGCACGGCCGGACCGCCCGACGAGGGCTCCCCGGCCAGCCCCCGGCTGCTCGACGCCCTCAACTCGATCGGGCGGTGA
- a CDS encoding YceI family protein, whose amino-acid sequence MALGLLRRRRSRDASAAAAGLTMPLPPGAGAVGCEVADPMGQPMGGADVTITALDSHRVAARGTTDPYGFFMAVLPPGGYSMMVMAEGLSPVRETVEIVAGVTLPTLYARLEPARQLDLPPAGTWLFDPPHTAIRFIAKHVGMANVHGRFERFDGGIQIVQDITESRVHVRIDAASITTGNTTRDNHLRSADFLDVERFPFIDFHSTRFAYRGGSKWVLQGSLTMHGVSRSVALDTTYLGTVNGGYGEELRCAALAKAELHREDYTLNWRSMLARGIAVVGPTIQLELDVQAMYRTHDTPTPPE is encoded by the coding sequence ATGGCCCTCGGACTGCTTCGGCGTCGGCGTTCCAGGGACGCCTCCGCCGCCGCGGCGGGCCTCACAATGCCCCTGCCGCCCGGCGCGGGCGCGGTCGGCTGCGAGGTCGCGGACCCCATGGGGCAGCCCATGGGCGGCGCCGACGTCACGATCACCGCGCTCGACTCCCATCGCGTCGCGGCCCGCGGCACCACCGACCCGTACGGCTTCTTCATGGCCGTGCTGCCGCCCGGCGGCTACAGCATGATGGTCATGGCCGAGGGACTCTCCCCGGTCCGCGAGACCGTCGAGATCGTCGCCGGTGTCACCCTCCCCACCCTGTACGCCCGCCTGGAGCCGGCCCGTCAGCTCGATCTGCCGCCGGCCGGCACCTGGCTCTTCGACCCGCCCCACACGGCGATCCGCTTCATCGCCAAGCACGTCGGAATGGCCAACGTCCACGGCCGCTTCGAGCGCTTCGACGGCGGCATCCAGATCGTTCAGGACATCACCGAGTCCCGGGTCCATGTCCGCATCGACGCGGCGAGCATCACGACCGGCAACACGACCCGCGACAACCACCTCCGGTCGGCGGACTTCCTGGATGTCGAGCGGTTCCCGTTCATCGACTTCCACAGCACGCGGTTCGCGTACCGCGGCGGCAGCAAGTGGGTCCTTCAGGGCTCGCTGACGATGCACGGGGTGAGCCGCTCGGTGGCCCTGGACACGACGTACCTCGGCACGGTGAACGGCGGTTACGGCGAGGAGCTGCGCTGTGCGGCCCTGGCCAAGGCCGAACTGCACCGGGAGGACTACACGCTCAACTGGCGAAGCATGCTGGCACGCGGCATCGCGGTGGTCGGTCCCACGATCCAGCTCGAACTGGACGTCCAGGCGATGTACCGCACGCACGACACGCCCACGCCGCCGGAGTAG
- a CDS encoding LacI family DNA-binding transcriptional regulator, producing MPRPRSRLRLADVAERAGVSLTTASRALAGRDGVREEVAERVRRISRELGYVANPHARTLAGGTASTVGLIVHQIDDPYFSEIAGGVVQVAGERDLIVQICHSGRNPQNELRQIRHLIAQRVGVIIIAGSGYVDPRMEAESRAELSAFQDAGGRLTVIGRHFLNADAVRPDNKEGAETVTDHLLSLGHRRIAVAAGEMLLSTVADRFAGVVAALTEAGVPSDELPVAQAEFTRDGGRDAAERILRDHPDTTAIVALNDAMAIGVLSALRTHGVPVPHRMSVAGFDDVSFAADLAPGLTTVRLPLADMGRQALSMALRPPASRPRRKSTGHALVVRDSTGPAPSR from the coding sequence ATGCCAAGGCCCCGTTCACGACTGCGGCTCGCCGATGTGGCCGAGCGCGCGGGAGTTTCACTGACCACGGCGTCCCGGGCGCTCGCCGGACGGGACGGGGTGCGCGAGGAGGTCGCCGAGCGGGTCCGCCGCATCTCGCGCGAACTCGGCTATGTCGCCAATCCCCATGCGCGCACCCTGGCGGGCGGTACGGCGTCGACGGTGGGGCTGATCGTCCATCAGATCGACGACCCGTACTTCTCGGAGATCGCGGGCGGGGTCGTTCAGGTGGCGGGCGAACGCGATCTGATCGTCCAGATCTGCCACTCCGGCCGGAATCCGCAGAACGAACTGCGTCAGATTCGCCATCTGATCGCCCAGCGCGTCGGCGTCATCATCATCGCGGGCTCCGGATACGTCGACCCCCGGATGGAGGCCGAGTCCAGGGCCGAACTGTCCGCCTTCCAGGATGCCGGCGGGCGGCTCACGGTGATCGGCCGTCACTTCCTCAACGCGGACGCGGTACGGCCGGACAACAAGGAGGGCGCCGAGACCGTTACTGATCATCTGCTGTCCCTCGGGCACCGCCGGATCGCGGTGGCGGCGGGGGAGATGCTGCTGTCCACGGTCGCCGACCGGTTCGCGGGGGTGGTGGCGGCACTCACCGAGGCCGGCGTTCCCTCCGACGAACTGCCGGTGGCACAGGCCGAGTTCACCCGGGACGGCGGGCGTGACGCGGCCGAGCGGATCCTGCGCGACCACCCGGACACCACCGCGATCGTCGCCCTCAACGACGCCATGGCCATCGGCGTCCTCTCCGCGCTCCGCACCCACGGAGTACCGGTCCCGCACCGGATGTCGGTCGCCGGATTCGACGACGTGTCGTTCGCGGCGGACCTCGCCCCCGGCCTCACCACCGTGCGGCTGCCCCTCGCCGACATGGGCCGCCAGGCCCTCTCGATGGCCCTCAGACCGCCCGCCTCCCGGCCCCGCCGGAAGTCCACCGGCCATGCGCTGGTGGTACGCGACTCCACGGGGCCCGCGCCCTCGCGGTGA
- a CDS encoding amino acid ABC transporter substrate-binding protein, which translates to MSTTQRLSWRVAALASATALTAAGCGSGGGSEDSPDDPITIGVSLPLTGDFSEPGKGVERGYKAWAKIVNDNGGLLGRKVELKILDDQSNADRVVSDYEQLIGRDQVDLVFGPFSTRLVVPAARVAEEYGLLFVEPAGAAPEVFDQGFKNLFYAAPAVANDHYNHLADYILALPEAERPKSVAYAAMDDPFAQGTAYGLKDKLEKGGIKTVVDEVYPPNTTDFGSIAAQIASSKADMVVGGSQYQDGVNLIVALQQLNYQPKMAAFSTAPTEPEFAKAIGNKTEGILAPTGYTQHADYPSNKEFVEKYTEQFGKAPEEDEANAYTTGQVVAAAVEAAECASQDEECQQKLVKWLRGNEVETVVGPLKWDSKGRPQSAHMIQQWVDGEIQIVLPEEQKEADLVHPKPKW; encoded by the coding sequence ATGAGCACAACACAGCGCCTTTCATGGAGAGTTGCCGCCCTCGCGTCCGCCACGGCACTCACTGCCGCCGGTTGCGGCTCGGGTGGCGGCTCGGAGGATTCACCCGACGACCCCATCACCATCGGTGTCTCGCTGCCGCTCACCGGGGATTTCTCGGAGCCCGGCAAGGGTGTGGAGCGCGGCTACAAGGCATGGGCGAAGATCGTCAACGACAATGGCGGACTGCTCGGCCGCAAGGTCGAGTTGAAGATCCTCGACGACCAGTCGAACGCCGACCGGGTGGTCTCCGACTACGAGCAACTGATCGGCAGGGACCAGGTCGACCTGGTCTTCGGCCCGTTCTCCACCCGGCTCGTGGTGCCGGCGGCCCGGGTGGCGGAGGAGTACGGTCTGCTCTTCGTCGAGCCGGCCGGCGCGGCCCCGGAGGTCTTCGACCAGGGCTTCAAGAACCTCTTCTACGCGGCCCCGGCGGTCGCCAACGACCACTACAACCATCTCGCCGACTACATCCTGGCGCTGCCCGAGGCGGAGCGTCCCAAGTCCGTGGCGTACGCCGCGATGGACGACCCCTTCGCCCAGGGAACCGCCTACGGGCTGAAGGACAAGCTGGAGAAGGGCGGTATCAAGACCGTCGTCGACGAGGTCTATCCGCCCAACACCACCGACTTCGGCTCGATCGCCGCGCAGATCGCCTCCTCCAAGGCCGACATGGTGGTGGGCGGCTCGCAGTACCAGGACGGGGTGAACCTGATCGTCGCCCTCCAACAGCTGAACTACCAGCCGAAGATGGCCGCCTTCTCCACCGCCCCCACCGAACCGGAGTTCGCCAAGGCCATCGGCAACAAGACCGAGGGCATCCTCGCGCCGACCGGCTACACCCAGCACGCGGACTACCCGAGCAACAAGGAGTTCGTCGAGAAGTACACCGAGCAGTTCGGCAAGGCCCCGGAGGAGGACGAGGCCAACGCCTACACCACGGGACAGGTCGTCGCCGCGGCCGTCGAGGCCGCCGAGTGTGCCTCCCAGGACGAGGAGTGCCAGCAGAAGCTCGTGAAGTGGCTGCGCGGCAACGAGGTGGAGACCGTCGTCGGCCCCCTCAAGTGGGACTCCAAGGGCCGCCCGCAGAGCGCGCACATGATCCAGCAGTGGGTGGACGGCGAGATCCAGATCGTCCTGCCCGAGGAACAGAAGGAAGCAGACCTGGTCCACCCCAAGCCGAAGTGGTGA
- a CDS encoding branched-chain amino acid ABC transporter permease, translating to MPSASLVFQSIVLGVLLGGLYALLAAGLTLYFGVMRVVMIAHSAFLILAAYLAWYAHRETGVDPLLTLLVTVPLFFVAGVAMQRLLLTRLRPATLTMMSVLLTFSVALVIEGLLGYAFSGTQRRIRLGYSSASLEFFGARVAVVKLIAFGLAAAALLGLYLLMRHSRFGQALRATIQHREAAALVGIDTDRIAGYGFGLGLATAAVGGTALSLDTTIYPSLHWHWIGPLMAIIVVGGLGSVPGAAIAAMALGLTQSLLQLELSTTWAQTVFYVALFATLAVRPQGFFGGRLAQRF from the coding sequence GTGCCCTCCGCGAGCCTCGTGTTCCAGAGCATCGTCCTCGGCGTGCTGCTGGGAGGGCTCTACGCCCTCCTGGCGGCCGGCCTGACCCTCTACTTCGGCGTCATGCGCGTCGTGATGATCGCCCACTCCGCATTCCTGATCCTCGCCGCCTACCTCGCCTGGTACGCCCACCGGGAGACCGGCGTCGACCCGCTGCTCACCCTGCTCGTCACCGTGCCGCTGTTCTTCGTCGCGGGCGTGGCCATGCAACGGCTGCTCCTGACCCGGCTGCGCCCGGCGACGCTGACCATGATGTCCGTGCTGCTGACCTTCTCCGTCGCCCTCGTCATCGAGGGGCTCCTCGGGTACGCCTTCTCCGGCACCCAGCGCCGGATCCGGCTCGGCTACTCCTCCGCGAGCCTGGAGTTCTTCGGCGCCCGGGTCGCGGTGGTCAAGCTCATCGCGTTCGGCCTGGCGGCGGCCGCCCTGCTCGGGCTGTATCTCCTGATGAGGCACAGCAGGTTCGGCCAGGCGCTGCGGGCGACGATCCAGCACCGGGAGGCCGCCGCGCTGGTCGGCATCGACACCGACCGGATCGCCGGGTACGGCTTCGGACTCGGTCTCGCCACGGCTGCGGTCGGCGGGACGGCGCTCTCGCTCGACACGACCATCTACCCCTCGCTGCACTGGCACTGGATCGGTCCGCTGATGGCGATCATCGTGGTCGGCGGCCTCGGCAGCGTGCCGGGGGCGGCGATCGCCGCCATGGCCCTCGGCCTGACACAGAGCCTGCTGCAACTCGAACTCAGCACGACCTGGGCGCAGACGGTCTTCTATGTCGCGCTCTTCGCCACCTTGGCCGTCCGGCCGCAGGGATTCTTCGGGGGTCGGCTTGCCCAGAGATTCTGA
- a CDS encoding branched-chain amino acid ABC transporter permease, with protein MLRLGALLAGIAVALSFPSMAPSPYELTVGIAILNFAVLSTSWNFVGGFTGYISLGHGAFAGLGAYATGLLVTKGELPSFVALFVAAALVAVLAIPVGYAALRVRGASFVIVSIALVLIMLLVFQSWASFTGGSRGLVVPRPFPGKLRSEHHEIFYFLFLGLLALALLAWWIIDRSRFGMGLKAIREDEDKAQSLGTPTYTYKLVVFVVSATFTALAGGLYGLWFGDLDPVFQFSILSGAYMVLMALLGGVRHLYGPLLGAVVVGYGLEYSKLEYGDTPLHLVFAGLLLGVVVMFMPDGVIPAVTGLVARVLGTGETSIREVTAAELRDEREADVRPDHRPDGKRPDGKRDGKREVRQ; from the coding sequence TTGCTGCGGCTGGGAGCACTGCTCGCCGGGATCGCCGTCGCGCTGTCCTTCCCGTCCATGGCCCCGAGCCCGTACGAACTGACCGTGGGCATCGCCATCCTCAACTTCGCGGTGCTCTCCACCTCCTGGAACTTCGTCGGCGGTTTCACCGGCTACATCTCCCTGGGACACGGCGCGTTCGCCGGGCTCGGCGCGTACGCGACCGGGCTGCTCGTCACCAAGGGCGAACTGCCGTCGTTCGTCGCGCTGTTCGTCGCGGCCGCCCTGGTCGCCGTGCTCGCGATACCCGTCGGCTACGCCGCGCTGCGGGTGCGCGGGGCGTCCTTCGTCATCGTCTCGATCGCACTGGTGCTGATCATGCTGCTGGTCTTCCAGAGCTGGGCCTCCTTCACCGGAGGCTCGCGCGGTCTGGTGGTCCCGCGGCCGTTCCCCGGCAAGCTGCGCTCCGAGCACCACGAGATCTTCTACTTCCTGTTCCTCGGGCTGCTGGCGCTGGCGCTGCTGGCCTGGTGGATCATCGACCGCTCCCGGTTCGGCATGGGGCTGAAGGCGATCCGCGAGGACGAGGACAAGGCCCAGTCGCTGGGCACTCCCACCTACACGTACAAGCTCGTCGTCTTCGTGGTCTCGGCGACTTTCACCGCTCTGGCGGGAGGGCTCTACGGCCTGTGGTTCGGCGACCTCGACCCCGTCTTCCAGTTCTCGATCCTGAGCGGGGCCTACATGGTCCTGATGGCGCTCCTAGGGGGCGTACGCCATCTGTACGGGCCGCTGCTCGGGGCGGTGGTCGTCGGGTACGGCCTTGAGTACTCCAAGCTCGAGTACGGGGACACCCCGCTGCATCTGGTCTTCGCGGGCCTGCTGCTGGGCGTCGTCGTGATGTTCATGCCGGACGGGGTCATCCCGGCAGTCACCGGACTGGTCGCACGTGTCCTGGGGACCGGCGAGACGTCGATCCGCGAGGTCACCGCGGCCGAACTGCGCGACGAACGCGAGGCGGACGTCCGGCCGGACCACCGGCCGGACGGGAAAAGACCGGACGGGAAGAGAGACGGGAAGAGAGAGGTGAGGCAGTGA